One genomic window of Pocillopora verrucosa isolate sample1 chromosome 8, ASM3666991v2, whole genome shotgun sequence includes the following:
- the LOC131785831 gene encoding crossover junction endonuclease EME1: MEDEEDDLPYSPFSRKTVAHTMIENVLSVYPDVDPIDIAKDLEITRSPVKTVNRILDGQFPAVITIDVDDESKAKDHTRANLVNIRNFEKSEPSVDKANVLEIKDDSSDIDADSNDDDIIVAIEERKSLFSALRSRLNEKESRKCPQKGSKALESSVSAQVTSYHVKGKATGRKTMVKCRSSIIDLSFSDDNEQEDIQDVYTLHSPAAKTLTTNSSNQMPPKENRKAAEEYFKRSGEIFVDCSQSDDYSSDSDDLPCVLPSLHTDNRGTLSAKSHSNSCTDDYKSRDSQFLGSNFDSQDDSQIPVKKKKGSPHKITRERNEAHLKKQVKKLEKKTKKEAKEKEQHARKQAREQLKIQKDRDKLLKMADRMNQKSNNRLDGCIKQIVVCIDHEIVSCCQLAGENLLLQRLETLGAGHEIKSQLFPSSITWQRACVQHDVQEGTLQISTRTTVTDENHAVLCLSVVKFVEMVLRSCEEIQNPAVSVFSDEETLTEFFERALTIYPGKIITLIVMGLEKYFRDVKLAQKHQFRKAVLGKSSSDNDNSSSKRRKKINKESVPSVMVSRVDVEEALVDLQIKQPDCRIRMCETEEEFADLLAMLTKAVAEAPFKKKQPEVFSFCVEGQKRSVKVSKDGEGLKKVWQKHFQQLRNVSAEMAAAITNVYPSPQSLIKAYQGCSSREEASKLLQDILVRRGAGVLASSRRIGPELSRRVYLLFSTDDGDLSLK, translated from the exons ATGGAGGATGAAGAGGACGATCTGCCTTATTCTCCTTTTAGTAGAAAGACTGTAGCACATACTATGATCGAAAATGTATTGTCAGTCTATCCAGATGTTGATCCAATAGATATAGCTAAAGATTTGGAAATCACCAGAAGTCCAGTGAAAACTGTTAACAGGATACTGGATGGTCAG tttcctgCCGTAATTACTATTGATGTTGATGATGAAAGCAAAGCCAAGGATCATACCAGAGCAAATCTGGTTAATATAAGGAATTTTGAGAAATCAGAGCCATCTGTTGACAAAGCAAATGTTTTAGAAATTAAAGATGATTCCAGTGACATTGATGCAgatagtaatgatgatgatatcaTTGTAGCAATTGAAGAGAGAAAAAGCTTGTTCAGTGCCCTAAGGAGCAGGCTGAATGAAAAGGAATCTAGAAAATGTCCTCAAAAGGGGTCAAAAGCTCTAGAGTCATCTGTTAGTGCACAGGTTACCTCTTACCATGTAAAAGGAAAGGCAACGGGAAGGAAAACAATGGTCAAATGCAGAAGTTCGATAATTGATCTTTCCTTCTCTGATGATAATGAGCAAGAGGATATTCAGGATGTTTACACTTTACATTCACCTGCTGCTAAAACACTAACTACAAACTCAAGCAATCAAATGCCACCAAAGGAGAACAGGAAAGCTGCAGAGGAGTACTTCAAGAGAAGTGGAGAAATATTTGTAGATTGCTCTCAATCTGATGATTACAGCTCTGATAGTGATGATCTTCCATGTGTTCTACCATCTTTACACACAGATAATAGGGGCACCCTGTCTGCTAAATCACATTCAAACTCGTGCACAGATGATTATAAAAGTAGGGATTCTCAGTTTCTAGGAAGCAACTTTGACTCTCAGGATGATTCTCAAATCCctgttaagaaaaagaaagggtCACcacacaaaattacaagagagaGAAATGAAGCTCAT CTTaagaaacaagtaaaaaaacttgaaaaaaaaacaaagaaagaagcaaaggaaaaagaacaacatGCCAGAAAACAAGCCAGGGAACAGTTGAAAATTCAGAAGGACAGGGACAAACTACTGAAAATG GCAGATAGAATGAATCAGAAATCAAACAATCGATTAGATGGCTGTATCAAG CAAATAGTGGTTTGCATTGATCATGAAATAGTGAGCTGTTGTCAGCTTGCTGGGGAAAATCTTCTCCTTCAAAGATTAGAAACACTGGGAGCAGGTCATGAGATAAAATCACAGCTATTTCCCAGCAGTATTACATGGCAGAGAGCTTGTGTGCAGCATGATGTACAGGAGGGGACACTTCAG ATTTCCACGAGAACAACTGTCACTGATGAAAACCATGCAGTACTTTGTCTGTCAGTAGTCAAGTTTGTGGAAATGGTTTTACGATCTTGTGAG gaGATTCAAAATCCAGCAGTATCTGTTTTCTCTGATGAAGAAACTTTGACTGAATTCTTTGAAAGAGCCCTGACAATTTACCCTGGTAAAATCATCACTTTAATTGTCATGGGTCTTGAAAAGTATTTCAG AGATGTTAAACTCGCTCAAAAACACCAGTTTCGAAAAGCTGTTCTTGGGAAAAGCTCCTCAGATAATGATAATTCCAGCAGTAAGCgacgaaagaaaataaacaaagaatcTGTACCCAGTGTTATGGTGTCAAGGGTTGATGTAGAAGAAGCTCTTGTGGACTTACAAATAAAACAGCCTGACTGCCGAATACGCATGTGTGAAACTGAAGAGGAGTTTGCTGATCTGTTGGCCATGTTAACTAAAGCTGTTGCTGAAGCACCGTTTAA GAAAAAACAACcggaagtattttctttctgtgtGGAAGGACAGAAAAGATCTGTGAAG GTGTCAAAAGACGGTGAGGGTTTGAAGAAAGTCTGGCAGAAACATTTTCAACAGTTGAGAAATGTTTCAGCGGAGATGGCGGCCGCCATTACGAACGTTTACCCATCTCCACAGAGTCTCATCAAG gcCTATCAAGGTTGTAGCAGTAGAGAGGAAGCTTCTAAACTTCTTCAAGACATCTTG gtccGTCGTGGCGCTGGAGTACTGGCAAGTAGTCGAAGAATTGGACCCGAACTTTCCCGACGGGTGTACCTCCTTTTTTCAACTGACGATGGCGACCTATCCTTGAAATAA